A single region of the Brachypodium distachyon strain Bd21 chromosome 3, Brachypodium_distachyon_v3.0, whole genome shotgun sequence genome encodes:
- the LOC100844489 gene encoding uncharacterized protein LOC100844489 isoform X2 has protein sequence MVEDKNPAQDMVDITGHVVHESASYDKDVVEIKLPDSDISSDYCGNFVKDVCIDDGQPPPRKISEGKVADEKPSPNFDYQKIHANGDPRYGVADYATKSAHEVKPEIVLPVGFAPDSNNEKQYSSREEYDLEGRSKLTNIAGDLSEKKISLEELLRLESAEESQQKGAVSSENSQNHMPSLHGEAVGQVSLNDCYGIEAIASETSELVNNNVYSNEDAGDFLATTSIERDAAASFDARGPNQVDHYNPFVGHGSPEGTCQPECSTSADIDAASTGPICTAEKTDEVKTDEPRIDALSSSITESKSSEKSNDQDESIAIVHEAITGEVDETAVATTSSTNNLDPNAANGDNNKKLENDDITPVHDSTQSDEGSCLDTMNHDVVSKSSMQTEKDNLGEQMVTNSPKVTSEIGHGYPPFEPGLFGPSIMSAPVSNSGHIAYSGNISIRSDSSTTSTRSFAFPVLQRDGISSPVRMAKGERRRIRRRRSWRKGLLCCKF, from the exons atggTTGAGGACAAAAATCCAGCACAAGATATGGTAGACATAACTGGACATGTAGTGCATGAGAGTGCTTCTTATGACAAGGATGTGGTGGAGATAAAATTGCCAGACAGTGATATTTCTTCTGATTATTGTGGTAATTTTGTCAAGGATGTCTGCATTGATGATGGACAACCTCCTCCTCGGAAGATTTCAGAAGGAAAAGTAGCAGATGAAAAGCCGTCTCCAAATTTTGATTATCAAAAGATACATGCAAATGGTGATCCAAGATATGGTGTAGCAGATTACGCGACAAAATCTGCCCATGAAGTAAAACCAGAAATAGTTCTACCTGTTGGCTTTGCTCCTGATAGTAACAACGAGAAACAATATTCGTCTAGAGAAGAGTATGATCTTGAAGGAAGGAGCAAGCTCACTAACATTGCTGGTGATCTCAGTGAGAAGAAAATAAGTTTGGAAGAATTACTTAGACTTGAAAGTGCAGAAGAATCCCAGCAAAAAGGCGCAGTAAGCTCTGAGAACAGTCAAAACCATATGCCCTCTCTTCATGGAGAAGCAGTTGGACAG GTTTCCTTAAATGATTGTTATGGAATTGAAGCTATTGCATCGGAAACCAGTGAGCTTGTTAATAATAATGTATATAGTAATGAGGATGCCGGTGATTTCCTGGCAACAACGTCCATAGAACGTGATGCAGCTGCATCATTCGATGCGCGAGGACCGAACCAAGTTGATCACTATAATCCTTTTGTTGGTCATGGGTCACCAGAGGGTACATGTCAACCTGAGTGCTCTACATCAGCGGACATAGATGCTGCTTCCACTGGACCCATCTGCACTGCTGAAAAGACTGATGAAGTGAAAACAGATGAACCCAGGATCGATGCCCTGAGTTCGAGCATCACAGAAAGCAAATCATCAGAGAAGAGCAATGATCAGGATGAAAGTATTGCAATTGTGCATGAGGCAATAACTGGTGAGGTGGATGAAACAGCAGTAGCTACAACATCATCAACTAACAATTTAGATCCCAATGCTGCAAACGGGGACAATAATAAGAAACTGGAGAATGATGATATCACTCCTGTACATGATTCCACCCAAAGTGATGAAGGAAGTTGCCTGGACACGATGAACCATGACGTGGTTAGTAAGAGTTCTATGCAGACAGAAAAAGATAATCTGGGTGAACAAATGGTAACTAATAGTCCAAAAGTAACATCTGAAATTGGACATGGCTATCCACCCTTTGAGCCAGGCTTGTTCGGGCCTAGTATTATGTCAGCTCCGGTGTCAAACTCTGGTCATATTGCTTATTCTGGCAACATCTCTATTCGGTCGGATAGTAGCACAACTAGCACCCGGTCGTTCGCATTTCCAGT ACTGCAGAGGGATGGGATCAGCAGCCCGGTGAGGATGGCAAaaggagagcggcggcgcatcaggcggcggcgcagctggAGGAAGGGTCTTCTCTGCTGTAAATTCTGA
- the LOC100844489 gene encoding uncharacterized protein LOC100844489 isoform X1 — translation MKLVCRSEHFAKKMVEDKNPAQDMVDITGHVVHESASYDKDVVEIKLPDSDISSDYCGNFVKDVCIDDGQPPPRKISEGKVADEKPSPNFDYQKIHANGDPRYGVADYATKSAHEVKPEIVLPVGFAPDSNNEKQYSSREEYDLEGRSKLTNIAGDLSEKKISLEELLRLESAEESQQKGAVSSENSQNHMPSLHGEAVGQVSLNDCYGIEAIASETSELVNNNVYSNEDAGDFLATTSIERDAAASFDARGPNQVDHYNPFVGHGSPEGTCQPECSTSADIDAASTGPICTAEKTDEVKTDEPRIDALSSSITESKSSEKSNDQDESIAIVHEAITGEVDETAVATTSSTNNLDPNAANGDNNKKLENDDITPVHDSTQSDEGSCLDTMNHDVVSKSSMQTEKDNLGEQMVTNSPKVTSEIGHGYPPFEPGLFGPSIMSAPVSNSGHIAYSGNISIRSDSSTTSTRSFAFPVLQRDGISSPVRMAKGERRRIRRRRSWRKGLLCCKF, via the exons ATGAAGCTAG TTTGTAGGAGTGAGcattttgcaaagaaaatggTTGAGGACAAAAATCCAGCACAAGATATGGTAGACATAACTGGACATGTAGTGCATGAGAGTGCTTCTTATGACAAGGATGTGGTGGAGATAAAATTGCCAGACAGTGATATTTCTTCTGATTATTGTGGTAATTTTGTCAAGGATGTCTGCATTGATGATGGACAACCTCCTCCTCGGAAGATTTCAGAAGGAAAAGTAGCAGATGAAAAGCCGTCTCCAAATTTTGATTATCAAAAGATACATGCAAATGGTGATCCAAGATATGGTGTAGCAGATTACGCGACAAAATCTGCCCATGAAGTAAAACCAGAAATAGTTCTACCTGTTGGCTTTGCTCCTGATAGTAACAACGAGAAACAATATTCGTCTAGAGAAGAGTATGATCTTGAAGGAAGGAGCAAGCTCACTAACATTGCTGGTGATCTCAGTGAGAAGAAAATAAGTTTGGAAGAATTACTTAGACTTGAAAGTGCAGAAGAATCCCAGCAAAAAGGCGCAGTAAGCTCTGAGAACAGTCAAAACCATATGCCCTCTCTTCATGGAGAAGCAGTTGGACAG GTTTCCTTAAATGATTGTTATGGAATTGAAGCTATTGCATCGGAAACCAGTGAGCTTGTTAATAATAATGTATATAGTAATGAGGATGCCGGTGATTTCCTGGCAACAACGTCCATAGAACGTGATGCAGCTGCATCATTCGATGCGCGAGGACCGAACCAAGTTGATCACTATAATCCTTTTGTTGGTCATGGGTCACCAGAGGGTACATGTCAACCTGAGTGCTCTACATCAGCGGACATAGATGCTGCTTCCACTGGACCCATCTGCACTGCTGAAAAGACTGATGAAGTGAAAACAGATGAACCCAGGATCGATGCCCTGAGTTCGAGCATCACAGAAAGCAAATCATCAGAGAAGAGCAATGATCAGGATGAAAGTATTGCAATTGTGCATGAGGCAATAACTGGTGAGGTGGATGAAACAGCAGTAGCTACAACATCATCAACTAACAATTTAGATCCCAATGCTGCAAACGGGGACAATAATAAGAAACTGGAGAATGATGATATCACTCCTGTACATGATTCCACCCAAAGTGATGAAGGAAGTTGCCTGGACACGATGAACCATGACGTGGTTAGTAAGAGTTCTATGCAGACAGAAAAAGATAATCTGGGTGAACAAATGGTAACTAATAGTCCAAAAGTAACATCTGAAATTGGACATGGCTATCCACCCTTTGAGCCAGGCTTGTTCGGGCCTAGTATTATGTCAGCTCCGGTGTCAAACTCTGGTCATATTGCTTATTCTGGCAACATCTCTATTCGGTCGGATAGTAGCACAACTAGCACCCGGTCGTTCGCATTTCCAGT ACTGCAGAGGGATGGGATCAGCAGCCCGGTGAGGATGGCAAaaggagagcggcggcgcatcaggcggcggcgcagctggAGGAAGGGTCTTCTCTGCTGTAAATTCTGA